The genomic DNA GCATGCGCCTCGCCGATGTCCACGCGACGATTGCCGCCGTTCCCGGTGTTGCCTCCGTGCATGACCTGCACCTCTGGGCGATCACCCAGAGCCAGCCGTCGCTGACCGCCCATGCGGTACTTGCCGACGGTGCCGATGCCGAGACCGTGCGCCGCGCAATCGAGGAGCAGTTGCGCGCGACGTTCGACCTGCACCACACGACGCTGCAGATGGAGCGGGAAGATCGCGCGGCAGCGGAACATATCCACTGATGGCTGAAAGGGCGGGATTGCACTCGCCGGAGAAGGAAGTTGCATGAGCACCCAGCATGACCCACGCGTCAGGATCGTCGGCCGCCGCACGCTGTGGAAGGGCTTTGCGCACCTGGAAGAGGTGACGTTCGAACAGCAGATGTCCGATGGCGCGACCGTGACGCTGAAGCGGGAGATCCACGACCATGGCAATGCGGCGACCATCCTGCTCGTCGATGCCAGGCGCCAGAGCGTCATCCTGGTGCGGCAGCTTCGCGTTCCCGTTCTGCTCCAGGGCGACCCGGCTTATCTGATCGAGGCGGCCGCCGGGCTCCTCGACGGCGACACTCCGGAAGAGGCGATCTGCCGCGAGGCGCTGGAGGAGACCGGCTACCACGTCCAGGACGTTATCCACCTCTTCGATGTCTATATGAGCCCGGGGGCGCTGACCGAGCGCACGAGCTTCTTTGTCGGCCACATCGACGCCACCGAAAAACGCGGCGACGGCGGCGGGCTTGCGCATGAGGGCGAGGACATCGAAGTGCTGGAAATCCCCTTCGACGAAGCCGTCGCAATGATCGCGACCGGAGAGATCTGCGATGCCAAGACGATCATGCTGCTGCAGTGGGCCCAACTCAACCGGCAGCAACTGTTTGCCTAAGGGATTGTTTTATAAGAGTATAATTTATTACCGATATTTCACTTTTTGATCCGTATCGGGTAAGCTAAAGCGCTGATGTCCTCATTATCGACATGGGCGCTTCATGACATCCTCCCTACCGGAACGTGCAACCGACGACGAGCAGCAGGCGGAGGGAGGCTGGTTCTCCTTCCTGCGTCGCAATCGCCGTTATCTATCGGCTGCCGGTACGCTCTTCGTAATCGCACTTTTCGGCTTTGCGATCTTTCACCTGACGTCCGAAGTCCAGTACGACGAGGTCGTCCAGGCATTGGCGGATACCAGTTGGATCTCCGTCGCGGCGGCGGTGTTCTTCACCGCATTGAGTTTCCTCGCGCTCACCTTCTATGACGTCAGCGCTCTTGATTACGTCAAGCGAAAGCTGCCCTATGCCGACGTGGCGCTGACGGCGGCCTCGGCCTACGCGGTCGGCAATACTGCGGGGTTCGGGGCGCTCAGTGGCGGCGCCATCCGCTACCGCTCCTATTCGCGCCTCGGCATCGAGCCTGAGAACATCGCCCGCATCATCGCCTTCGTGACGCTCGCCTTCGGGCTCGGGCTGCTGGCGGTGACTTGCCTCAGCCTGCTTGCCGTCGGCGAGTATGTGGCGCCGATGACCGGGATGGATCCTCTGGTATTGCGCGTAATCGCGGCCGTGATCCTCGGCGGTCTGTTCACAGTGTTCTTTCTTGCCCGTGACGGGCGCGAGGTCAGCATCGGGCGTCTGACGCTTCGGCTCCCGGATTCGCGCACCGTTTCGCGCCAGTTCCTGGTGACGGCGCTCGATCTCGCCGCCTCGGCGACCGTTCTCTATGTTCTTCTACCCGCCGGCACGATCGGCTGGCCGGCCTTCCTTGCGGTCTATTCGCTGGCCGTCGGCGTTGGCGTCTTGAGCCATGTGCCGGCCGGTCTTGGCGTCTTCGAGACGATCATCATCGCGACGCTCGGCCACAATGCCGATGTCGACACCATTCTTGGCGCGCTGGTGCTCTACCGCGTGATCTATCACGTTCTGCCGCTCGTGATCGCGATCGCCGTCGTCATCGGCATCGAACTCCGCCAGCTGTCCGGTCATCCGGTTGCCTCCAGCGTGCGGCGCATCGGCGGCCGCATGACGCCGCTGCTTTTGGCAACGCTCGGCATCGTGCTGGCGATCATGCTGGTTCTTTCCAGCGTGACCCCGACGCCCGACGAGAACCTGGCATTCCTCGAAGGACTGCTGCCCTTGCCGATCGTTGAGGGCGCACACTTCCTCGCCAGCCTGCTCGGCCTTGCCCTCGTGGTCGTCTCGCGCGGACTGGCGCTGAGGCTTGACGGCGCCTGGTGGGCCTCGATCGTGATCGGGATCGCCGCGCTGCTGCTGTCGCTGATCAAGGCGATCGCCGTGGTGGAAGCGGGCATGCTGGCCTTCTTCCTGGTGGGGCTCATCGTCAGCCGCCGCCTGTTCGTGCGGCCGGCCTCGCTGTTCGGGCAGGCGCTGACGGTGCCGTGGCTGACGGCGCTCGGGGTCATCTGCCTGGGCGCGCTGGTCGTGCTGCTCTTCGTCTATCGCGATGTCGAATACAGCCATGAGCTCTGGTGGCAGTTCGAATTCTCCGCCGAAGCCCCCCGCGGCCTGCGCGCGCTTCTCGGCGTAACGATCGGCGCGAGCATGCTTGCGATCTGGAGCCTGATGCGCCCGGCAACCGGAGCCGCCGAGCCTGCCTCCGACGACGCGATGGAGCGGGCGCTCTCGATCGTCGAGGCGCAGGACATGTCCGATGCCAATCTGGTGCGCATGGGCGACAAGAGCCTGTTGTTTTCCGCCGACGGCCGAGCCTTCATCATGTATGGCCAGCGTGCTCGTTCCTGGATCGCGCTTTTCGATCCCGTCGGCCCGATCGATGCCTGGCCGGAGCTGATCTGGCACTTCATCGAAAAGGCGCGCGCGGCCGGCTGCCGGGCGGTTTTCTACCAGGTCTCGCCCCTGGGGCTTGCATACTATGCCGATGCCGGGCTGCGCGCCTTCCGGCTCGGCGAACTCGCGCGCGTCGACCTCGCCCGCTTCGAGCTGAAGGGGGGCAAATGGGCGAACCTGCGCCAGCAGGTGAGCCGCGCCCAGCGCGACGGGCTCGAGTTCCGTGTCGTAGCGCCCGAAAACGTTCCGGACGTCATGCCTGACCTGACCGCGGTCTCCGATGCCTGGCTCGCGCATCACAATGCCAAGGAGAAAGGCTTCTCGCTCGGTGCCTTCGATCCCGAGTATCTTCGCGAGCAGCCGGTGGCGATCCTCACCTGTGGTGGGCGTACGGTCGCATTTGCCAATATTCTGGTGACGGCGACCAAGGAGGAGGGGACCGTTGACCTCATGCGCTTTTCGCCGGATGCGCCGAAGGGCGCGATGGATTTTCTCTTCGCCCAGGTGATGGAGTATCTGAAGGCCGAGGGGTACCGTACCTTCAACCTTGGCATGGCGCCCCTGTCGGGCATGTCCACGCGCCAGATCGCGCCGGTCTGGGACCGGGCCGGGCGCACCTTCTTCGAACACGGCGAACGTTTCTACAACTTCAAGGGCTTGCGCGCCTTCAAGTCGAAGTTTCATCCGCAGTGGCAACCGCGCTATCTTGTCGCCAGTGGCGGCATCAATCCGATCCTCGCCCTGATGGATGCGACATTCCTGATCGGCGGCGGTCTCAAGGGAGTGGTGAAGAAATGATCCCTGTCGCGAACGCCTGGAAATGCCTGACTTCGGCGGCGCTGCTGCTCTCCGCATCGATGTTCCCCGCTCTCGCGGAAGACGCGCCGAAGAGCTACGATACCGGGATGATCCCGTCGCCGCGCATCATGCTGCCGAAGGAAAAGGCGGCCGCACTTGTTGTGCTGCTGTCGGACGCCGCCGGCTGGACGGACAAGGAGCAGGCGATCGCCGACACGCTCACCGATGACAAGACAGTCGTTGTCGGCATCGACCTCAAGGCCTATCTCGCTTCGCTCGCCAAGGATGATGGCGACTGCATCTACATGGTCTCCGACATCGAATCGCTGAGCCAGCAGGTGCAGCGTGCCGTCGGCACCGACGCTTACCAATTGCCCGTCGTCGCAGGCGTCGGTGCCGGTGGTGCGCTGGCACTCGCCATCGCTGCCCAGACACCGCCTGCCACCATCGGCCAAACACTTGCGATTGATCCGGAAGAGGGGATCGCGCTTGAAAAGCAACTCTGCACCCCGGCCGAAAAGGTGAAGAAGGGCGACCGCATGGTCTATGGCCTGACCGACGGGGCATTGCCGGATCCGGTTTCCGTCGTCTTTTCACCCGCGGCATCGGCCGACGGGCGCTCCCATGTGGCGGCATTGATCGCCAAGCATCCGGACGTCGAGCAAGAGGACAGTGACGACGACGCCTATACGACGCTGTCCGATCACCTCACCGATATCATCGACAGCGAGCGCGACGCCGGCAATCCGTTCGGCTTGCCCCTGACCATCCTTGACGCAAAGCCGACCCGTGACACGATGGCGGTGATCTATTCAGGCGACGGTGGCTGGCGCGACATCGACAAGGAAGTCGGCGACGTGCTGCAGCAGCAGGGCGTACCGGTCGTCGGCTTCGATTCCCTGCACTACTTCTGGTCCGAGCGCGATCCGCAGGTGACGGCGGACGACCTTGCCAAGGTGATGAGCTACTACCGCAAGCACTGGAACGTGCGAAATGTGCTCCTCATCGGCTATTCCTTCGGTGCAGACGTCCTGCCGCGAACCTTCAACCTGCTGCCGGCCGGCGAAAAGGCCCATGTTCGCCAGGTGACCTTGATGGCCCTCTCGCACATGGTCGATTACAAGGTCTCTGTGCTGGGTTGGCTAGGGGCTTCTGGCGACGGCAAGGGTGGTGATCCGCTCGACGATATCAAGCGCATCGACCCGGCGTTGGTGCAATGCATCTACGGCACCGACGAAGAGGATGATGCCTGCCCGCAACTGAAGGGCACCGGCGTCGACGTCATCGGCATCGACGGCGGCCACCACTTCGACGAGGATTATCCGGCGCTGACACGGCGCGTGCTCGACGCCCTCGATCGCCGGCTGGCTTCGGCGAAGTGAACGGTCGGTGTGTGGGGGCGTGAGGCTTACCCCCCTCTGCCCCGCCGGGGATCTCCCCCCACAAAGGGGAGATCGGCTAGACGCGCCCACCCGCTACAACTGAACGAGATTGCCCGCCGGCTCGATGTTGACGATGGGGGTATCCTTCTGCGCCAGATAGAGTTGCCACCGGCGAACGGGCAATGACCGCCGAGCGGTCGCCATCTGCTGATCTCCCCCCTTGCGGGGGAGATGCCGGGCAGGGCAGAGGGGGTATTCTGGCGTTAACCGCGTGTGATGCGCTGTGGTCGGGACAAAGCAACCCGGCGTGATTACGCAGCCGGCGAAATCAGCGTACCCGTCGCCTCGCCAAGGCTCTTGCTCACAGCGCGACCGCCTTCCATGCGTATCTTGCCCTCGGCCATCAGCCGAAGCGCCATCGGATAGGTGCGGTGCTCGACGGTCAGCACTCGGGCAGCAAGGCTGTCGGACGTGTCGCCGGGCACGACTGGAACCACCGCCTGCGCCAGGATCGGGCCTTCGTCCATGCCTTCGGTGACGAAGTGCACGGTGCAACCGGCGACCTTCATGCCGGCGTCGATAGCCCGCTGATGGGTGTGCAGGCCGGGGAAAAGCGGCAGCAAGGACGGATGGATGTTGAGGATACGTCCCTCGTGGCGCTGGATGAACGTCGCCGACAGCAGACGCATATAGCCGGCGAGGCAGATGATGTCCGGCGACAGCCGGTCGAGCTCGGCAAGGATTGCCGCTTCGTGGGCGTCCTTGCTGTCGTAGTCCTTGCGCAGGAAAGCGCGCGTGGGGATGCCAAGCGCCTCGGCTTTGGCGAGGCCGCCGGCATCCGCCTTGTCGGCGATGACGGCGACGATCTCGGCCGGGAAATCCGGCTCGGCCGTTGCCTTTGCGAGCGCCAGCATGTTGGAGCCGCCACCAGAGATGAAGACGACGACCCGCTTCTTGCCCGTCGAGACTTCCGTCGTCATAGGGCCAGGTTGCCCTTGTAGATCGTGCCGGCTGCACCTTCGTCGCGGGCGACCATGCGGCCCAGCGTAAAGACGGTTTCGCCTTCGCCGGTGAGCACGGCGGAAACCTCTGCGGCCTTGTCGGCCGGAACGACGGCGATCATGCCGACGCCGCAGTTGAAGGTGCGCAACATTTCATTGGCGGCAACGCCGCCGGTCTGGGCGAGCCACGAGAACACCTTCGGCGCCTTGATCGCGTCGAGGTCGATCTCGGCAGCGAGGTGCTTTGGCAGCACGCGCGGAATGTTCTCAGGGAAACCGCCGCCGGTGATGTGGGCGAGCGCCTTGATCGAACCGGTCTCGCGGATCGCCTTCAGGAGCGGCTTCACATAGATGCGCGTCGGCGTCATCAGGAGATCGGCAAGCGTACCTTCGCCGAACGGAGCAGGAGCATCCCAGGCAAGGCCCGAGAGCGTGACGATCTTGCGCACCAGCGAATAGCCGTTGGAATGCACGCCGGAGGAGGCGAGGCCGAGGATGACGTCGCCTTCGGAGATGTCACCGGCCGGCAGCAACTGACCGCGTTCGGCAGCGCCGACGGCAAAGCCCGCGAGATCGTAGTCGCCGCCCGAATACATGCCGGGCATTTCGGCGGTCTCGCCGCCGATCAGCGCGCAACCGGATTCGCGGCAGCCTGCAGCGATGCCGGCGACGATCGCGGCACCCTGGTCCGGGTCAAGCTTTCCGGTCGCGAAATAGTCGAGGAAGAAGAGCGGTTCGGCGCCCTGGACGACGAGGTCGTTGACGCACATGGCGACGAGGTCGATGCCGACGGTGTCGTGCTTGTTGGCGTCGATGGCGATCTTCAGCTTGGTGCCGACGCCGTCGTTGGCGGCCACCAGAACCGGGTCGGTGAAGCCCGCGGCCTTGAGATCGAAGAGACCGCCGAAGCCGCCGATTTCGCCGTCGGCGCCGGGCCGCCGGGTCGAGCGCACATGCGGCTTGATCTTCTCGACCATCAGGTTCCCGGCGTCGATATCAACGCCCGCGTCGCTATAGGTGAGACCGTTCTTTCCCGACTGGCTCATGCTCGTTCTCCAAGGCTCGTCGTGCGACAGGTATTTTGCGGATGCGATTGGCACGGCAGGCAAGGGAGTGCAAGCCGAGAGCACGCCTTGGCGGCGTTTTTTCACCATTTTGCCCATATCCCACGGCGCAAGCCAGTCAGCTTGGCTATAAACTGGATGACTGCACCGGTCGGACTTGACCGTTACGCGCACCGCCCCCTATCTCCTTGACAGGGTTGTGATACGCAACAGTGGCGAGCGGCGCCTCACGAGGAGTGTCATGGATATCAAGGTCAGCGGTTCCGGATTGCAGCGCCAGGTCATTTTCTGGCTACTGGTGCTTGCCGCCTTCATTGCCTTCCTCATGGTTTTCAGCTCGATCCTGCTGCCGTTCCTGGCCGGCATGGCGCTTGCCTATTTCCTCGACCCGGTCGCCGACCGCCTGGAGCGGTTCGGCTTGAGCCGGTTGATGGCGACGGTCGTGATCCTGATCGGCTTCGTCGTCGTCTTCGTGCTGGCCCTCATGGTCATCATTCCTGTCGTCGTCAGCCAGGCGGCCGATTTCATTGCGAACATCCCCGGCTATGCCGCCAAGCTGCAGGTGCTCGTCAACGAAGCGCAGACGCGGCTGATTCCCGATTGGCTCGCGAGCCAGATGCCGTCGCTGAAGCAAAGCTCCGGCAAACTGCTCGAACAGGGTGCTGCCTTCCTCGGCACGCTCTTCCAGCAGATCTGGAACTCCGGCGTGGCGTTGCTCGACGTCATCTCGCTGCTGGTCGTCACCCCTGTCGTCGCCTTCTATATCCTGCTCGACTGGGACCGGATGGTCGAGAAGGTCGATAGCTGGGTTCCGCGCGACTACGTCTCGGATGTGCGCCAGATCGCCCGCGACATGAACGCGACGATCGCCGGATTTGTGCGCGGGCAGGGCTCGCTCTGCCTCATTCTTGGTCTTTATTACGGGATCGGCCTGTCGCTGGTCGGTCTCAATTTCGGTCTGCTGATCGGTCTCTTCGCCGGCATGATCAGTTTCATTCCCTATGTCGGATCCATGGTCGGCCTGGTGCTCGCCGTTGGCGTCGCGCTGGTCCAGTTCTGGCCGGACTATCTGTGGATCGGCCTCGTGCTTGCCGTCTTCTTCAGCGGGCAGTTCATGGAGGGCAATATCCTCCAGCCGAAGCTGGTGGGCAAAAGCGTCGGCCTGCATCCGGTCTGGCTGATGTTTGCGCTGCTTGCCTTCGGTGCACTGTTCGGTTTCGTCGGTCTTCTGGTCGCGGTGCCCGCAGCAGCCGCCATCGGCGTGCTTGTCCGCTTCGGCATCCAGCGCTACCTTGATAGCGACCTCTATCACGGGCACGGCAAGGCCGTGGAAAAGAAGGCGAAGAGCGACAAGGCCGCCTGATTTCCGACGATTGTCCCGAGTACAGCATGACAAAACGCCCATTCGAACAAATCCCCCTGGCTTTCGGCCACGACCCGGCGACGGGTCGTGAGGACCTGCTCGTCTCCGACAGGCTGAGCGCGGCCATCGCCATCGTCGACCACTGGCCGGACTGGCCGGCGCCCGTGGTCATCATCGCCGGCCCGGTCGGCTCGGGAAAATCGCATCTCGCCAGCATCTGGAAGGAGCGGGCAGGAGCGGAAGTGATCCACCCGCTCGCCGGCTCCGATGCCGCGTTGATCGCGGCCGAAAGACCTGTTCTCTTCGAGGATGCCGACCGCAGCGGCTTCGACGACACGACGCTTTTCCACGTCATCAACAATGTGCGCCAGCACGGCACCAGCCTGCTGATGACGACGCGGCTCTGGCCGATGTCCTGGCCGGTGACGCTGCCGGATCTGCGCTCGCGCCTGAAGGCGGCGACCGTGGTCGAGATCGGTGAGCCGGACGACGAATTGCTGACGCAGGTGCTGATCAAGCTCTTTGCCGATCGCCAGCTTTTCGTCGACGAGCGGCTGGTGGGCTACATCGTCCAGCGCATGGAGCGCTCGCTGGAGGCAGCGCAGACGATCGTCGAGCGCATCGACCATCTGGCGCTGGCCCGCGGCACGAAGCTTTCACGCGCGCTCGCTTCCGAAGTTCTCGAAGAACTGGGAAATCAGCGTCGGTCCGATTGACTGTCACAGAACCGTCGTCAAACTGAGATAGCCGGTGCAGCCGGAGCAATGGGATCTGAAAAGCATGGATAACGCGCTATCTGCGGTGAACGAAAACCAGGCATCGGCGGAGGACGTCGACCTGCTGACGAGCCCGCAGCGCTTCATCAACCGCGAATTTTCCTGGCTGCAGTTCAATCGCCGCGTGCTCGAGGAAACGCTGAACACGGCGCATCCTCTGCTGGAGCGTGTTCGCTTTCTGTCGATCTCGGCCGCCAACCTCGACGAGTTCTTCATGGTGCGCGTCGCCGGCCTCGAAGGCCA from Ensifer adhaerens includes the following:
- a CDS encoding virulence factor family protein: MFPALAEDAPKSYDTGMIPSPRIMLPKEKAAALVVLLSDAAGWTDKEQAIADTLTDDKTVVVGIDLKAYLASLAKDDGDCIYMVSDIESLSQQVQRAVGTDAYQLPVVAGVGAGGALALAIAAQTPPATIGQTLAIDPEEGIALEKQLCTPAEKVKKGDRMVYGLTDGALPDPVSVVFSPAASADGRSHVAALIAKHPDVEQEDSDDDAYTTLSDHLTDIIDSERDAGNPFGLPLTILDAKPTRDTMAVIYSGDGGWRDIDKEVGDVLQQQGVPVVGFDSLHYFWSERDPQVTADDLAKVMSYYRKHWNVRNVLLIGYSFGADVLPRTFNLLPAGEKAHVRQVTLMALSHMVDYKVSVLGWLGASGDGKGGDPLDDIKRIDPALVQCIYGTDEEDDACPQLKGTGVDVIGIDGGHHFDEDYPALTRRVLDALDRRLASAK
- the mprF gene encoding bifunctional lysylphosphatidylglycerol flippase/synthetase MprF → MTSSLPERATDDEQQAEGGWFSFLRRNRRYLSAAGTLFVIALFGFAIFHLTSEVQYDEVVQALADTSWISVAAAVFFTALSFLALTFYDVSALDYVKRKLPYADVALTAASAYAVGNTAGFGALSGGAIRYRSYSRLGIEPENIARIIAFVTLAFGLGLLAVTCLSLLAVGEYVAPMTGMDPLVLRVIAAVILGGLFTVFFLARDGREVSIGRLTLRLPDSRTVSRQFLVTALDLAASATVLYVLLPAGTIGWPAFLAVYSLAVGVGVLSHVPAGLGVFETIIIATLGHNADVDTILGALVLYRVIYHVLPLVIAIAVVIGIELRQLSGHPVASSVRRIGGRMTPLLLATLGIVLAIMLVLSSVTPTPDENLAFLEGLLPLPIVEGAHFLASLLGLALVVVSRGLALRLDGAWWASIVIGIAALLLSLIKAIAVVEAGMLAFFLVGLIVSRRLFVRPASLFGQALTVPWLTALGVICLGALVVLLFVYRDVEYSHELWWQFEFSAEAPRGLRALLGVTIGASMLAIWSLMRPATGAAEPASDDAMERALSIVEAQDMSDANLVRMGDKSLLFSADGRAFIMYGQRARSWIALFDPVGPIDAWPELIWHFIEKARAAGCRAVFYQVSPLGLAYYADAGLRAFRLGELARVDLARFELKGGKWANLRQQVSRAQRDGLEFRVVAPENVPDVMPDLTAVSDAWLAHHNAKEKGFSLGAFDPEYLREQPVAILTCGGRTVAFANILVTATKEEGTVDLMRFSPDAPKGAMDFLFAQVMEYLKAEGYRTFNLGMAPLSGMSTRQIAPVWDRAGRTFFEHGERFYNFKGLRAFKSKFHPQWQPRYLVASGGINPILALMDATFLIGGGLKGVVKK
- the purM gene encoding phosphoribosylformylglycinamidine cyclo-ligase; protein product: MSQSGKNGLTYSDAGVDIDAGNLMVEKIKPHVRSTRRPGADGEIGGFGGLFDLKAAGFTDPVLVAANDGVGTKLKIAIDANKHDTVGIDLVAMCVNDLVVQGAEPLFFLDYFATGKLDPDQGAAIVAGIAAGCRESGCALIGGETAEMPGMYSGGDYDLAGFAVGAAERGQLLPAGDISEGDVILGLASSGVHSNGYSLVRKIVTLSGLAWDAPAPFGEGTLADLLMTPTRIYVKPLLKAIRETGSIKALAHITGGGFPENIPRVLPKHLAAEIDLDAIKAPKVFSWLAQTGGVAANEMLRTFNCGVGMIAVVPADKAAEVSAVLTGEGETVFTLGRMVARDEGAAGTIYKGNLAL
- the hdaA gene encoding DnaA regulatory inactivator HdaA, which translates into the protein MTKRPFEQIPLAFGHDPATGREDLLVSDRLSAAIAIVDHWPDWPAPVVIIAGPVGSGKSHLASIWKERAGAEVIHPLAGSDAALIAAERPVLFEDADRSGFDDTTLFHVINNVRQHGTSLLMTTRLWPMSWPVTLPDLRSRLKAATVVEIGEPDDELLTQVLIKLFADRQLFVDERLVGYIVQRMERSLEAAQTIVERIDHLALARGTKLSRALASEVLEELGNQRRSD
- a CDS encoding AI-2E family transporter; the protein is MDIKVSGSGLQRQVIFWLLVLAAFIAFLMVFSSILLPFLAGMALAYFLDPVADRLERFGLSRLMATVVILIGFVVVFVLALMVIIPVVVSQAADFIANIPGYAAKLQVLVNEAQTRLIPDWLASQMPSLKQSSGKLLEQGAAFLGTLFQQIWNSGVALLDVISLLVVTPVVAFYILLDWDRMVEKVDSWVPRDYVSDVRQIARDMNATIAGFVRGQGSLCLILGLYYGIGLSLVGLNFGLLIGLFAGMISFIPYVGSMVGLVLAVGVALVQFWPDYLWIGLVLAVFFSGQFMEGNILQPKLVGKSVGLHPVWLMFALLAFGALFGFVGLLVAVPAAAAIGVLVRFGIQRYLDSDLYHGHGKAVEKKAKSDKAA
- the purN gene encoding phosphoribosylglycinamide formyltransferase, whose translation is MTTEVSTGKKRVVVFISGGGSNMLALAKATAEPDFPAEIVAVIADKADAGGLAKAEALGIPTRAFLRKDYDSKDAHEAAILAELDRLSPDIICLAGYMRLLSATFIQRHEGRILNIHPSLLPLFPGLHTHQRAIDAGMKVAGCTVHFVTEGMDEGPILAQAVVPVVPGDTSDSLAARVLTVEHRTYPMALRLMAEGKIRMEGGRAVSKSLGEATGTLISPAA
- a CDS encoding NUDIX domain-containing protein; its protein translation is MSTQHDPRVRIVGRRTLWKGFAHLEEVTFEQQMSDGATVTLKREIHDHGNAATILLVDARRQSVILVRQLRVPVLLQGDPAYLIEAAAGLLDGDTPEEAICREALEETGYHVQDVIHLFDVYMSPGALTERTSFFVGHIDATEKRGDGGGLAHEGEDIEVLEIPFDEAVAMIATGEICDAKTIMLLQWAQLNRQQLFA